One region of Quercus lobata isolate SW786 chromosome 2, ValleyOak3.0 Primary Assembly, whole genome shotgun sequence genomic DNA includes:
- the LOC115976739 gene encoding protein CREG1-like encodes MGIKVVLSCFYVLYLFLFFVGFPGSIEGRLLLTKKPDPKNAAATARWLVSQNSLGVLNTISSDLGGAPFGNVVSFSDGLPNKGSGIPYFYLTALDPTARDALKDDRASFTISEYPIGTCGKIDPENPTCAKITLTGKLKLVDKNSKEAEFAKSALFSKHAEMKDWPEDHSFQFFKLEIENIFLIDWFGGPKPLTLDQYLHASLNWFASNS; translated from the exons ATGGGCATCAAAGTCGTTCTTTCTTGTTTCTATGTTTTatatttgttcttgttttttgtgggttttcCAGGTTCCATAGAGGGACGGTTGCTCCTAACCAAGAAACCTGACCCAAAAAATGCTGCTGCCACTGCTCGTTGGTTGGTCTCTCAGAATTCTTTGGGGGTCTTAaa TACCATCTCAAGTGACTTGGGAGGAGCTCCATTTGG GAATGTGGTTTCCTTTAGTGATGGGTTGCCTAACAAAGGTAGTGGCATCCCATACTTTTACTTGACAGCTCTTGATCCAACTGCGAGAGATGCATTGAAAGATGACAGGGCCTCATTCACAATCAGTGAATACCCTATTGGAACTTGTGGCAAGATAGACCCTGAGAATCCCACTTGCGCAAAAATTACACTTACTGGCAAG TTGAAGTTGGTGGATAAAAACTCCAAAGAAGCAGAATTTGCTAAAAGTGCCTTGTTCTCAAAGCATGCAGAGATGAAAG ACTGGCCTGAGGATCACAGCTTCCAGTTCTTCAAGTTAGAAATTGAGAATATATTCTTGATTGATTGGTTTGGTGGTCCAAAACCTCTCACATTGGATCAGTACCTGCATGCTAGCTT GAACTGGTTTGCTTCAAATTCGTAA